Genomic segment of Perca flavescens isolate YP-PL-M2 chromosome 7, PFLA_1.0, whole genome shotgun sequence:
CTACTCTGTATCTTATGGGAGTGTCTCGAAGTTTGTTCCACTTGTTCAATTATTCCAGTAATAAAGTGTATGTTACTGGAAACCTTTTCAGTTCTGGTATAATTTGTGTTAGTAATTTCTCAAGCAATACACCCACAACCggcccatcagacaccgcctaccaagagcctgggtctgtccgaggtttcttcccaagagggagtttttcctcaccactgtcgcactgcttgctcttgagggaattactgtaattgtcggggctttgtaaattatagagtgtggtctagacctactctatctgtaaaatgtctcgacataactcttgttatgatttgatactataaataaaattgaattgaattgaattaatatcAGTTCCTAAACATCAAGTAAACTAAAGTGCTAACAATGTGTGAGCAATATTTTAGCAGGTTTACTAGGGGTggaaatcaccagaggcctcactaTACGGTATcatcacaatacgatattaggCCTAGGCTACtgcgattttaaacacattacaatattctgcgatatattgcaatttattaccttttttccaacttcaaattttcccaatttcaaatgatgtccccaaaaggaaactttgtcaacatctgttttatcttaaGAGATTAATGTCTCCGTTTGTTCACCACACTTCCATTTTatttgtcaagcagacaaactgaccaactcATATATAAAAATAGATCAAtgcttggcgtctgtgtatcaacacagtattgccacggaaatatcgcgatactatgctgtatcgatttttcccCCACTCCTAATGTTTACAGTCAGCTGTGATCTCAAATAACACTGAATTCCGAGGCTTGGcattatgttgtttattttagaACATATTTATAGAAAACATTTGATGCTCAGTCAGTTCAGCCACCAAAGCActaaaaaatgtgtgaaaagtTGGTTTATAAgtagagaaaaaaatacaactcGACACAAATTCTGGATGACACTTATACAAGCCATGGCACCTCACATTATCCAACCATGTAGACAGGAATGCTTCAGGCTACAGACATTAAATAGATCTGTCCTTTCACTGCACTCAACATTGATTACAGATGATCCGCCACCCATGAGAATGACTCTTTATTAGCCGGCTACATCCAGAATTTTTGCAGTCTGTTTTTTTCCCAGCGGACTAATGTGTCCAAAAAATGTGTCCTTTATTTGAAGTTCAAAGGTCACTCCCACAGAATGTCACTGGTTTTGGGCTGCACAAAGGGGGctccttttctattttttgaATCTGTCCAGAGCAGATCTCTGGCTAGATAACACTGCCTcctttttctccctcttctttctctctttttcaatCTTCATTTTGTCCTCCGCAGTTCTCCTGATTACATCCTGGGGGGTAAACAAGTCAAGAGATGAGCCAAACATTGCAGATATAGCAGAAAGATCACAATGTCGTTGCAGCATTGCTCTTAATCTTATATTCTAGATTATTTACCCTCTGGTCCTCATGAGCCACTTGTCTCTTGCGCCTTTCAACACTGCCAGTTGAACTACGACCCTTTTTCTTGTACTTGGGAATGAATTTTTCTTTGGCAAGTGGGTCAAAGCCCTGGGAagacaaaaaaatgcttttagaAGGGTGTAAATGGTAATACACATGTTATGATCAAGAGTCAGAATTTCAAAATGTACAGGTCTGTAtcctaaaataaaatttgatGCGTGCCAATAAGATGCTTCCTGACACTGACCAGAGCTTTGACCCGGTCTTGGTGCCTTTGCTCAAACGTGGCGCGGTCAACCTGTCCCAGCTCGGTGGGGTCGAGGCTGATGAGCTCTGGCTGGATCTTTTCCAGCAGGGCTTTAACCTCCCACTCCTGCCTCTGTTTTGCACTCCTGTATGGATTTGCATCCAGTCCATCAAAGTTAGGCTCTCCCGCACCTGTGAATGCAAATGAAGGAGAACAAAGGTAAAGATGGGAACAGTGTTAAGGCACAGATTagattttcaaaacaaaacacatgacAACATTAAGCTGAACCACCAGTTTCCTCACATCCACATCCTTAGgcgctcagacgcttttggaaccttggaaacttttttcgataccatcaaagtatcgacgttcggtacccagccctagttataaacatgaataaccactaactctgctccggttgcatctaatccaatccactttatttctatagcacattttacaaacccaaagtttccaaagtgctgcacagaagactcagaacatacaaaacaattcatataaaattatttaaacaaaataaaaaaacatcaggtttaaaaatatagaaaaaataaaagaaagaataaacaccacagtggaccacataactcacacagaattaaaagccaaagaataaAAGTGTGTCTTTAGACGTGCCtcaaaacactcaactgtagaggcacacacacacacacacacacacacacacacacacacacacacacacacacacacacacacacacacacacacacacacactcttacacaaCACCACTCCTCAGTTATCAGTCATCTACAATGGCTCTGATAATCGTGatcaacacacaacacacagagccATGCTAGCTACACCTCCATTCACTGTCAGTGTCTGTGATGaattctttctctctttcttttgctgCTCTCTACTTTCCCTGTTATTTCCCACATTACGAAGAGAATACTATCAGCCAAAGTTGATCTACAAGCTATCAGATGCCCTCACTGTAAAATGTCACACCCTTGCTGGCAGATATAAGAGTGACACTGGGAAACATTACTCCATATCTACCACTGGGAGGTTTGTTGGTTGTTTAGACTCCTTCtgttttctgaaataaaaatggagGCCAGTATCAAGCAAGGAGCGCTCAAAGGAATAATTCAGCTGTGTTTATGGAAAGAGCCTGGAGTGCATTGGAGACGCGGTGTCTCTTTTGAATCTGATGAGGAGGTTAGATCAGACCTGCAGCTATGGTTCAGTTAAGGAGCGCTGTTAGTCTGATCAAACAGCTGCCAATATGAAAAGGACTGCCATATCCTCTCAGCACCCGGGGCTGTGTGAAATGAATACAGCCTCTCTGGTTTCCCTCTCACAGGCACCTCTTGGGTTGGAAACATTTTTTCATAATTACATTTAATTCTATGTTGTGTCCCCACAGTGCCACTATTAAGGTTAAGGCTATAAGCCGAAGAAGCTTTTCAACCTTTGTCATCGGGGCTTTTGCTCATTTAGAGGTAACATCATTGATCCGACTCTAAGAGCACGAAAGAACACGGAGTTGTATCCCTGTTATTTTCAATATTCCAATTATTCCCATGAACACAGGGTATTTTAATTGACTGTGCGTGTGATGTTGTGAAATCCCCTTTGTTTTGGCATAATTTAGTAGCTGATGAATCAGATGGCTTGAGAAAAAGATCTTAGTTATGAGTCTTTAATGAAAGAGGGTATTCACAATTTGAAAACCTTAGTTATTGTTTCATTAAGGTAGTCTTTTCGTCTCCCTGGGAAGCTTAAGGTGCGAAGGCTCATTAAAGCTGTGACAGTGCCGGGAAGGCTGTGTGCCTCCTCTATCTCACTTACAGCTTTTGCAAGAACTGTACATGTTTTGGTTAGAGCTGAGTTCACCACAAAAGGCTGTGCAAAGTATTTCTGACATCATTTGTGGGCATCTTCTTGGTGGGTTAGGATTTTGGTGGTAGGAAATcacacagaaaaacaggaaatcacacagaacaacagccagcagcagacagacatgCTAAAAAAGTTGGTGAAAGTGTAAAGACACTCTCATGCCTCCACTTGCATGCAtgtgttctcacacacacacacagacctctcttaaaaaggagccgcagcaccattttacaactaATTCATATCGCGCTgatgtgtccgagcccgaccccgaccataatttctaaataccTGTCCGAACCCGGCAGGTACCGTCGGCCtagggtcgggtatccatgccttaacCTCCAGGGCAGACGTTATACATGAATAACCACTAACTGTGCTCTGGTTGCATCTACAACACATCAGCTTCCTCtttttctatctctcttctgcccacttatcaaacacacacacacctctcttaAAAAGGAGcagcagcaccattttacaacaaattccttatcgcgctgatgtgtcTGTTgcttctaaatatctgtccgaacccggcctgGCCTCCATGCCTTAACCTCCAGGGCCGACATTATACATGAATAACCactaactctgctccggttgaatctacaacacgtctgctttCTCTTTtactatctctcttctgcccgcCCGCCCGCCCGCGTCTAAGGGACAGTTAGTAGGTTTAATGTGTTGCACCACCTCAGTGAGCAACGACAGAGAAACTGGCTCAAACTCTTTAAACACTGCAGAACGCGCAGGAGCAGCAGGTTAAAACACACTCAATTTAACGCTGGTGTTTTGCCTGACAGATGCCACGTCATCAGTAAAATAACAGAGAAACTTCTCACAGGTAGAGGTTGAAACATTTGTCATAGCAGAAGTGCATTTCAAAAATGGTTGTTCCCATTAGACACAAATATAGGGGAAAATAGGGCCCATGCTGAAAAATATCGAAGATACCCTTTAAAAATGGTATAATGTAAAATGGAGTCGGACCTGGTATGAGCATGCTGGTGAAACCCTCTCCGTGACCCACCCCGAGGACATCCTCAAAGGGACAGAAGTTCATTCCCCAAATTGTTCTTTGAACTCTGTGAGCCATGTAGGGTTTACTCACTGGAGTGTTCCACACATCTCTGTACACCTGCAGGGAGACAACAGTTTTCACAGACACAGATTAGGAGATATGAGAGTAAAAGGTTATCAATATGTAAAGAAGTGTCCTATGTATCtccagttgaaaaaaaaagagagactaaattgtgattaaaaaaaatttatttagcAAAAGCGTGCACAATTTCAGCTTGTTTTTAAATTCTGTCTTTGGCCACAAGAAGTCCCTgcagacctttttcacagcatatATTTTGTGCTGGTAATAgcaagaaaagcacaggtgtgtgtTTCACCTGTGCTTTTGCTGCTATGACAAGACAAACATGTCTGCTTTGAAAAAGGTCTACTGTGTTGTTGTAACACTCAATTCCCATACTTCTTGCCCCATAGGTTGTGTCATTCTCTTAAAATGGAACTCTTATGTAACTGTGAATTCAAGCGTTCCGGTTTCCGATTTGGTAACCTTAAAAATGTAGGTTGTTTCTATGGCTgcaactagggctgtgcaattaatcagaAATTTTTAATCGCGATCATGATTTTGCCTCCtaaacgatcacaaaaacagaataatcgacagagaaaaacgattattttcacaCATAACGTTTTGTAAGTGAACTCTtaatttgtcttgtgttctgaatggggaaaaaaatgggaaaattaagggaaatttcacagttctaggtgttttcacttttgatttgtttaactttttcccTGTTTCacagttcaataattgcaacttctttccaaaagacaataagtaattgtgttaaataatcatgatttcaatattgaccaaaatctGGATTAGGATTTTTTCCCATAACCGAGCAGCCCTAGCTGCAACTACTAATCAATAACAAAAATAGTTGCAGACAAATTTCATCATCGATTAGATGGGTCTACATTTTGATGCATGGCATCACTCCAGTGTACAGAAACAGAAACTTCAGTAATATCTGATTattattaactaaaacaaaatGGTATGTATCTACATATGTGTTAAAGAGCATTTTACAAGAAGACAgggaaaatgttttgttttttgaataaaaagctggaaataatacaaaaattattttattataataatcgATGAATGGGAGTAATAATCAATGACAAATTAATCCAATATCAAAATAGGCATTAGATGCAGGCCTAGTTGTTTTCAATACTGTGTTGCAGTAACCAACTTGAGGCCCAGAGAAAGGATGGAACgcatcacttcctgtgcactAGATCATTTTTCAATGACAAATCAGGTTGTGTGTAGTGTGGTGGTGATTATGACCTGAACAATGTCCCCTGTGGCTGCAGACAGCAGACCCCTCTGGCTCAGAGACAAACAGGAAGCTCCAGCAGGGAGGAAGTAGGACTTGAGGGGCTTGAAGGCTCTAATGTCATATACCTTCAGCTTTTTATCCATACCAGATGTCACCATATATCTGCCAAGAGGAGACCATAACAACACATTGCTCTCTGGTGGACATTGAAGAAACTGCAGTTTACTGCTCACAACATAAAATGTAATAGTTATTccaatagggctgcacaatttgGAGAAAAAGTCACATTGCGATGGTAAAAATACGTAAAGCctcattaaaaacaatacattttgtatgcCCTTATAAACAATACCATTTAAGATGGGTTACTAAATATACTTTGTACAACCTCCTCTTAGAGTAAAAGTAGATATAATTAAAATTagatataattaaaataattaaaaataaaacttctgATTCTCCCATGACCATACACAACACATTGGCTACTGCCTAAACAGAGACCGATTGGTCATATATTTTGTGGACATTGGGACGAGGGGTAGTGTAAGTGAGAGCGAGAATGGAAGGTGCGTTGAGGGAGTGACGGGAGTGTGCAAGTGGTCAAGAAAGGAGAGTGAGCGGTAACTTAGTGTACGAGTGCGGCTGTGTGATAAAAAGAGGCCGCTGGTTTGACCTCAGTGAGACAGAAAAGGTGCAACAATGTGGAGACTGCAGTGCACACAGAGACTAGCGTGTCACGCATACAGcacacatttatgtttaattaaATCGCACAatttttgtttaatgtaatcACGATTGGATTAATGGTGCATCCTATATTccaatgtgacaataaagtttttatttatttatggatttcttttacaaattgttaatttttaaaCAACCCAGTGTTTAGCCTGGGGGACACTAGCACTACAATTCACAAATTATTACAATGGAAAGCTGCATTAATAAAGAACATACTTTATATGGATAGATTAGACtcatctttttgtcttttgcaaAAAGAACGTCCCGTCATAAaaatattaaaggggtgataggatgattatatagggtattttacactgttccttgaGGTCTcttaatagggtatgtaacattggttgggctgaaaattgcccaaatgctattttattatgcccttaactaccctgtgaatatggctctatttggaacaagagctttttttccaaatatggtatgctcatgaatattcagaatgagctacgtgctgattggtttgagcaaactacattgaaacacatgggagactcgacagcaggtctcatatttcagacactgcaaagttgtACATTGTTTATCGGGTTATTTCGTTATTAAAATCacttttgagacttttttttagcgagaaatcaacaatataaagctcaaatatgggccgttttacgaaaattgatggccaattgcaagtttggtaagactgtgtgtcggagttcagcggccggtgctgcctttgttgctgcctcgccgcccggcctgccttccttcacagaccccagcctgctatgaggtacttggagctccgtcacggcagcgattggggaaataaaatgtgggctgccagtcgtgacggagctccaagtatgtcatagcaggccggggtctgtgaagggaggcaggccgggcggcgaggcagcaacacaggcagcaccggcgctgaactccgacacacagtcggacaaaatttgcaattagccatccattttcgtaaagtgGCCCATATTGGAGcgttacatagttgatttctcgcataaaaaaagtttcagaagtgaattttgtaatggaatagcagagatctgcgtgacctagctagattcagaagactacctgatctcaggtcagttgtgtagcctatgtaaatgttggggcgtgaccgttctcttaatacacccatgggctgacaaacgttccggtttttgggaggttgacgtcaacttccagctttgttgagattcgcccgttttcagcggcagtttcaaaatatgagactttcatagtaaaggggtgtcaatgggattttgatcttctatgtatgtcctatttacccaccgaactgttgtTATTCAACTAGGACAGGgtgaaatcagttttgcattctatcacccctttaatcaAAGTGCAATGCAAGGCGGCCAAGTATACAACTAAATCCTTAAAAATATGTTGTCCCAAGGCGGTGGGTTGAAGAAAGGATTTTGTCAATGGTTACAATAACTTATATCACACTCTCAAAGACTAAAGTAAAATATTAATTAATGATGTTTATACCGGAGCTACTGTGAAAACCACCTCTACATAATGTACATAATTATCTACAGCTTTATACCTCAAAAAGAAATCCAATATCAATGTACTCTTACATACGAAGTGTTAAGTTTTAAGGTGACTCACGTGCCCGTCTTGTCTACAGTGACAGAGCGCACACCGCCCTGGTGACAGAGCATCTTGACAAGGGCTTCTTTCTGGTTGGGAGACCAGAGGGTGACCGTGCCGTTGGAGTGGCCGAGGTGGATGACGGCATTATGAGGGTTCTGGCACATCACATCAAGCCGGCCAGTCTTGGTGCAAATGGCTGCCACCTCCTTTCCCACTGACACATCCAGGTACTGCAGGAAACTTGTAGCACTCTAAAAGACAAGAGCAAAAACAGGAAGGTTTGTCAGAGCCAATTAAAATTCCAGTTGGTGAAACCAAGTCTGTGTTAAAGAATCtgggaaataaaatgtttggtCAATGCGATTGCTTTAGATTAACTGTTTTTACTTTAGATTAAGGGCTTTCAAACTGTGTGGTGTGTAGGGAGAAACAAACATGCTGCGCGAGATGAAGAGGGCCGGTAAATGCttatttagggcccgagcgccgacagcggcgaaggccctattgaaactgaaggaattactgtttctttctattattattttcccgtcaaatgaattggctttttgaggagcttaatatattcaaaaactcaccaaatttggcggtcgcatcaagtctggtgaaaatgtacatattttaagggtttcgggaataggcgcacaaaaatggctcgctagcg
This window contains:
- the wdr46 gene encoding WD repeat-containing protein 46 isoform X2, whose protein sequence is MASPGEAAPTSRYWEEPQEDGKHENKVGEDGEQTEQSLEKKTRQTQKAKKRKQEEDQGDGNKFISGKSDPFPGPAPIPEDRLQKFKRRDKTKKPRRQHYKLKDMIARSEETSEMAQKQAARFDLLLPEDAGFLEGDEDEDTCTISQEDIADVVDITSATKYFDLKLSQFGPYRVDYSKTGRQLLLGGRRGHVACIDWQSKQLMCEINVMESVNDVKWLHSEAMYAVAQKKWLHIYDSNGIELHCIRKFNDVLRMQFLPYHFLLATASATSFLQYLDVSVGKEVAAICTKTGRLDVMCQNPHNAVIHLGHSNGTVTLWSPNQKEALVKMLCHQGGVRSVTVDKTGTYMVTSGMDKKLKVYDIRAFKPLKSYFLPAGASCLSLSQRGLLSAATGDIVQVYRDVWNTPVSKPYMAHRVQRTIWGMNFCPFEDVLGVGHGEGFTSMLIPGAGEPNFDGLDANPYRSAKQRQEWEVKALLEKIQPELISLDPTELGQVDRATFEQRHQDRVKALGFDPLAKEKFIPKYKKKGRSSTGSVERRKRQVAHEDQRDVIRRTAEDKMKIEKERKKREKKEAVLSSQRSALDRFKK
- the wdr46 gene encoding WD repeat-containing protein 46 isoform X1 — translated: MASPGEAAVGNTHVGEKKKPTSRYWEEPQEDGKHENKVGEDGEQTEQSLEKKTRQTQKAKKRKQEEDQGDGNKFISGKSDPFPGPAPIPEDRLQKFKRRDKTKKPRRQHYKLKDMIARSEETSEMAQKQAARFDLLLPEDAGFLEGDEDEDTCTISQEDIADVVDITSATKYFDLKLSQFGPYRVDYSKTGRQLLLGGRRGHVACIDWQSKQLMCEINVMESVNDVKWLHSEAMYAVAQKKWLHIYDSNGIELHCIRKFNDVLRMQFLPYHFLLATASATSFLQYLDVSVGKEVAAICTKTGRLDVMCQNPHNAVIHLGHSNGTVTLWSPNQKEALVKMLCHQGGVRSVTVDKTGTYMVTSGMDKKLKVYDIRAFKPLKSYFLPAGASCLSLSQRGLLSAATGDIVQVYRDVWNTPVSKPYMAHRVQRTIWGMNFCPFEDVLGVGHGEGFTSMLIPGAGEPNFDGLDANPYRSAKQRQEWEVKALLEKIQPELISLDPTELGQVDRATFEQRHQDRVKALGFDPLAKEKFIPKYKKKGRSSTGSVERRKRQVAHEDQRDVIRRTAEDKMKIEKERKKREKKEAVLSSQRSALDRFKK